The following coding sequences lie in one Arachis ipaensis cultivar K30076 chromosome B03, Araip1.1, whole genome shotgun sequence genomic window:
- the LOC107633184 gene encoding uncharacterized protein LOC107633184 → MSQDITELKAFKEEVNSNLQNQEAAIQKLENQIVYLSKQTPGPSVSHAAKTIAREECKAITLRSGKNLKEISKETTEDEAKENVRDKEQGQSFTPSATKEKEKEVLKPYTPKAPYPQRLMKSEKDGQFSRFLEIFKKLQINIPFAECHHST, encoded by the exons ATGAGTCAAGACATAACCGAATTGAAAGCCTTTAAGGAAGAAGTAAATTCTAACCTGCAAAACCAAGAAGCTGCCATCCAGAAGCTAGAAAATCAAATTGTGTATTTGTCTAAGCAAACCCCTGGGCCAAGCGTTTCTCATGCTGCCAAGACTATTGCAAGGGAAGAATGTAAGGCCATaaccctcagaagtggaaagAATCTAAAGGAGATCTCAAAGGAAACCACAGAGGATGAAGCAAAGGAAAATGTGAGAGACAAGGAACAAGGACAATCTTTTACACCGTctgcaacaaaagaaaaagaaaaggaggtCCTGAAGCCTTATACACCTAAAGCACCATATCCCCAACGTTTGATGAAAAGTGAAAAGGATGGCCAATTCTCCAGATTCTTGGAAATTTTCAAGAAGCTTCAAATCAACATTCCGTTTGCTgag tgccatcattcaacATAA